One region of Halomicrobium sp. LC1Hm genomic DNA includes:
- a CDS encoding co-chaperone YbbN — protein MATETQPRPHLLDSKPALDDLIASEERLLVEFHTKGCSLCEAMAPVLDAVAKGTDATVATMNPRDDPVLVDEYDVRSVPKLLLFVDGELVETLEDGFVPVEDVRAFVTETE, from the coding sequence ATGGCCACGGAAACACAGCCCCGACCCCACCTGCTCGACTCGAAGCCGGCGCTCGACGACCTGATCGCCAGCGAGGAGCGGCTGCTCGTGGAGTTTCACACGAAGGGCTGTTCGCTGTGCGAGGCGATGGCCCCGGTGCTCGACGCGGTCGCGAAGGGGACCGACGCGACGGTCGCGACGATGAATCCCCGCGACGATCCCGTCCTCGTCGACGAGTACGACGTGCGGTCGGTGCCGAAGCTGTTGCTGTTCGTCGACGGCGAACTCGTCGAGACGCTAGAAGACGGGTTCGTTCCGGTCGAAGACGTGCGCGCGTTCGTCACCGAAACCGAATGA
- a CDS encoding DsbA family protein, giving the protein MTDTDAADRPESTATDEIVVYSDYVCPFCYLGRESLRQFQADRDEQLRIDWRPFDLRHNKRNPDGSIDHSVDDGKDDDYYEQARESVRRLQAEYDVEMSLDLASEVDSLSAQVASYHVKTTADYETWLDFDTSIFTALWQEERDIGDPDVLAALAERAGLDGDEIRDALADETLREAVTTRFTEAQREGITGVPTFVSDGYAARGAVPPEQLERLVDGT; this is encoded by the coding sequence ATGACCGACACCGACGCCGCTGACCGGCCGGAGTCGACGGCGACCGACGAGATCGTGGTCTACTCCGACTACGTCTGTCCGTTCTGTTATCTCGGTCGCGAATCGCTCAGACAGTTCCAGGCGGACCGCGACGAGCAGTTGCGGATCGACTGGCGGCCGTTCGACCTGCGCCACAACAAACGAAACCCCGACGGCTCGATCGACCACTCCGTCGACGACGGCAAAGACGACGACTACTACGAACAGGCAAGGGAGAGCGTCCGCCGCCTGCAAGCGGAGTACGACGTCGAGATGAGCCTCGATCTGGCCAGCGAGGTGGACTCGCTGTCGGCCCAGGTCGCCTCCTACCACGTCAAGACGACGGCCGACTACGAGACGTGGCTCGACTTCGACACGAGCATCTTCACGGCGCTGTGGCAGGAGGAACGCGACATCGGCGATCCGGACGTACTCGCGGCCCTCGCAGAACGCGCGGGTCTGGACGGCGACGAGATCCGCGACGCGCTCGCCGACGAGACGCTCCGCGAGGCGGTCACTACGCGCTTTACCGAGGCCCAGCGCGAGGGAATCACCGGCGTCCCGACGTTCGTCTCCGACGGCTACGCCGCCCGCGGTGCGGTCCCCCCGGAACAGCTCGAACGGCTCGTCGACGGGACCTGA
- the thiD gene encoding bifunctional hydroxymethylpyrimidine kinase/phosphomethylpyrimidine kinase: MTREAAPVTPPVVLSIAGSDSGGGAGIQADTKTIEAGGAFATTAITGVTAQNTQGVRDVTTLDPATVDAQIDAVVEDFDVAAVKTGMLSTTAVVETVTEYAAALPALVVDPVMVAASGDRLLDPAAEAAYEDLIAEAAVVTPNADEAEVLTDIEVTDADAARRAGEALVAMGADAALVKGGHVPGDAVVDTLVTDETVHTYRHDRIDTAATHGSGCTLSSAVATRLAHGDDTETAVGEGIALLARAVRYNVDVGEGAGAVHHTVESRNEAARNETVEAVEAVVAGLSDANATALVPHGIANVAGATPYAESPAEVAAVEGGIGLTRDGIRSNRGVRFGVPTPLAETILACREHDPAVRFALSCTAASPLVDALGTLDGATATVENGETEARVQAAFADCETTPAAIVDRHDDRLVVLAPEATQLLERVQTLVASVEA; encoded by the coding sequence ATGACACGAGAGGCCGCGCCCGTCACGCCCCCGGTCGTCCTGTCGATCGCCGGCAGCGACAGCGGCGGCGGTGCGGGGATCCAGGCGGACACGAAGACGATCGAAGCGGGCGGCGCGTTCGCGACGACGGCGATCACCGGCGTCACCGCACAGAACACGCAGGGCGTCCGGGACGTGACCACGCTCGACCCGGCGACGGTCGACGCACAGATCGACGCCGTCGTCGAGGACTTCGACGTGGCGGCGGTCAAGACGGGCATGCTGTCGACGACCGCGGTCGTCGAGACGGTGACCGAGTACGCCGCGGCCTTGCCCGCGCTGGTCGTCGACCCCGTCATGGTCGCCGCCAGCGGCGACCGACTGCTCGACCCGGCGGCAGAAGCCGCCTACGAGGACCTGATCGCGGAGGCGGCAGTCGTGACGCCAAACGCCGACGAGGCCGAGGTGTTGACCGACATCGAAGTGACCGACGCCGACGCGGCGCGGCGCGCGGGCGAGGCGCTCGTGGCGATGGGTGCCGACGCGGCCCTGGTCAAGGGCGGGCACGTCCCCGGCGACGCCGTCGTCGACACGCTCGTGACCGACGAGACGGTCCACACCTACCGACACGATCGGATCGACACGGCGGCGACCCACGGGTCGGGCTGTACCCTCTCCAGTGCGGTCGCGACGCGGCTGGCACACGGCGACGACACGGAGACCGCCGTCGGCGAGGGGATCGCCCTGCTCGCCCGCGCGGTCCGGTACAACGTCGACGTGGGCGAGGGGGCGGGTGCCGTCCACCACACCGTCGAGAGCCGCAACGAGGCCGCGCGCAACGAGACCGTCGAAGCCGTCGAGGCCGTCGTCGCGGGACTGAGTGACGCGAACGCGACCGCGCTGGTCCCACACGGCATCGCCAACGTCGCGGGGGCGACGCCCTACGCCGAATCCCCGGCAGAGGTGGCGGCCGTCGAGGGCGGTATCGGGCTGACCCGAGACGGAATCCGCTCCAACCGCGGCGTCCGTTTCGGCGTCCCGACGCCGCTCGCAGAGACGATCCTCGCCTGCCGGGAGCACGATCCAGCGGTCAGGTTCGCGCTGTCGTGTACGGCCGCGTCACCGCTCGTCGACGCGCTGGGGACGCTCGACGGGGCGACGGCGACCGTCGAGAACGGCGAGACCGAGGCGCGCGTGCAAGCGGCGTTCGCGGACTGTGAGACGACGCCCGCGGCGATCGTCGACCGCCACGACGACCGCCTCGTCGTCCTCGCGCCGGAGGCGACCCAGCTGCTCGAACGCGTCCAGACCCTCGTCGCCAGCGTCGAGGCGTGA
- a CDS encoding glycyl aminopeptidase produces MGEVTRGAVAVLVVVVLSGSIAPAVTVADSAAAETTVDTDVPASADQSGSPSRQLSAGVDQFGLGVGDTAGSDTGQQDDGTLGLTQRFHRLPERPGTVRVRLAYSVPARVVSMRAALPDGATFVSQRGFVRDNETHFRWRATTQQPTLTYDYRINETIDRTGPHGTDGRALYAGTGQWALFERPPTPTYWEATGGTPIVFDRGSSTAGPGAAGEWLVYLGEHELHERTAHGQRFRLVVPAAATLSERPSAILDALANSSDALRVGDRDETVFLIAAPTGPVEWGVRGVQTGDTDAWVRDTEPLDQPDNAWLHEYVHTRQAFTPTSRTAWFTEASASYYASLLSLEQESVAFEAFRDRLARGTHPVYDGVVLSNVSTWEGAPDYDRGSLVAGELDRRLRVATDRERTLQDVFREMNGQQQPVSQLDFLELLATTGGTSVLDEGQTYTETTASVETWNRTTHAAVFGQLPARVGYELPPAGDAEGYRITGPYRNETVADDSIQLVTGERLTVDTLVSNAGGTAGVYNVSMRVNGTVVDETSGQIEAGESTTAPLSHRFPTPGTYHVVVDGERLNVTVQRPVRANVVSLDVEPTTAEQGDTVVLTATLYNGEPRPGEATVVFTRDSEEVGRRHVTMPAYNRTSIEREISLPRPGAVSLGAGTVPSVEVMVRPNRVRTMTATETPTPTATSRGDGAGPGVVTLVVALSVLWVALRCRR; encoded by the coding sequence ATGGGTGAGGTGACGCGTGGTGCCGTCGCGGTGCTGGTCGTGGTGGTGCTCTCGGGGAGCATCGCCCCCGCGGTCACCGTCGCCGACTCCGCCGCCGCCGAGACGACCGTCGACACCGACGTGCCGGCGTCGGCGGACCAGTCGGGTTCGCCGTCCCGGCAGCTGTCTGCCGGCGTCGACCAGTTCGGTCTCGGCGTGGGCGACACCGCCGGTAGCGACACCGGCCAGCAGGACGACGGGACGCTGGGACTCACCCAGCGGTTCCACCGCTTGCCCGAGCGTCCCGGCACGGTTCGGGTCCGACTGGCCTACAGCGTTCCGGCACGTGTCGTCTCCATGCGGGCCGCGCTTCCCGACGGAGCCACTTTCGTCTCCCAGCGGGGATTCGTCCGCGACAACGAGACCCACTTTCGCTGGCGTGCCACGACACAGCAGCCGACGCTGACCTACGACTACCGGATCAACGAGACCATCGACCGGACGGGGCCACACGGGACCGACGGCCGCGCGCTGTACGCCGGCACGGGCCAGTGGGCGCTGTTCGAACGCCCGCCGACGCCGACCTACTGGGAGGCGACTGGCGGGACGCCGATCGTGTTCGACCGCGGCTCGTCGACGGCGGGTCCCGGCGCGGCCGGGGAGTGGCTCGTCTACCTCGGGGAGCACGAACTGCACGAGCGGACCGCCCACGGCCAGCGGTTCCGGCTGGTCGTCCCGGCGGCCGCGACGCTGTCAGAGCGACCGTCGGCGATCCTCGACGCGCTGGCAAACAGCTCCGACGCGTTGCGCGTCGGCGATCGCGACGAGACGGTGTTCCTGATCGCCGCGCCCACGGGACCCGTCGAGTGGGGCGTCCGGGGCGTCCAGACCGGGGACACCGACGCCTGGGTCCGGGACACGGAGCCGCTCGACCAGCCGGACAACGCCTGGCTCCACGAGTACGTCCACACCCGGCAGGCGTTCACGCCCACGAGTCGGACAGCTTGGTTCACGGAGGCGTCGGCGTCGTACTACGCGTCGTTGCTCTCGCTCGAACAGGAGTCCGTGGCGTTCGAGGCGTTCCGTGACCGACTGGCCCGCGGGACGCATCCGGTCTACGACGGGGTCGTGCTCTCGAACGTCTCGACCTGGGAGGGCGCGCCCGACTACGACAGGGGCTCGCTCGTGGCCGGCGAACTGGACCGTCGCCTGCGCGTCGCGACCGACCGCGAGCGGACCCTCCAGGACGTGTTCCGGGAGATGAACGGCCAGCAACAGCCGGTGTCACAGCTCGACTTCCTCGAACTGCTGGCGACGACCGGGGGAACGTCCGTGCTGGACGAGGGCCAGACCTACACCGAGACCACGGCGTCGGTCGAGACGTGGAACCGGACGACCCACGCCGCCGTCTTCGGCCAGCTCCCGGCACGGGTCGGATACGAGCTGCCGCCGGCCGGCGACGCCGAGGGCTACCGGATCACCGGCCCCTACCGAAACGAGACGGTCGCGGACGACTCGATCCAGCTGGTGACCGGCGAGCGCCTGACCGTCGACACCCTCGTCAGCAACGCCGGTGGCACTGCGGGCGTGTACAACGTCTCGATGCGGGTCAACGGGACGGTCGTCGACGAGACGAGCGGACAAATCGAGGCCGGGGAATCGACGACGGCTCCGCTGTCCCACCGGTTCCCGACGCCGGGCACCTACCACGTCGTCGTCGACGGCGAGCGGCTCAACGTCACCGTCCAGCGACCGGTGAGGGCCAACGTCGTCAGCCTCGACGTCGAGCCCACGACCGCCGAGCAGGGCGACACCGTCGTCCTGACCGCGACGCTGTACAACGGCGAGCCGCGCCCGGGCGAGGCGACCGTCGTGTTCACCCGCGACTCAGAGGAGGTCGGTCGCCGGCACGTGACGATGCCGGCCTACAACAGGACCTCCATCGAGCGGGAGATCTCGCTCCCCCGTCCGGGCGCGGTGTCGCTCGGTGCCGGCACCGTCCCCTCCGTCGAGGTGATGGTCCGACCGAACCGCGTGCGGACGATGACCGCCACCGAGACGCCGACGCCGACGGCGACCAGCCGCGGTGACGGGGCGGGACCCGGCGTCGTCACTCTCGTCGTGGCTCTGTCCGTGCTGTGGGTCGCTCTCCGCTGCCGGCGGTAG
- the mutS gene encoding DNA mismatch repair protein MutS, whose amino-acid sequence MTEATGIVGEFLSLKADSDADLLAMQCGDFYEFFDEDAEIVADELDLKVSQKSSHGSSYPMAGVPVDDLTPYVSALVERGYRVAVADQHETADGHAREITRVVTPGTHLETTDDAAQYLAAVVGTDGDSSDPADGADGSYGLAVADVTTGQFHVTQLDGPDARTRIQTELYKFDPAEVLPGPDLRGDDDFLDRLRERTDAALTVHTEESFAPGRARHRVRDHFGPETVDSVGIADDDAAICAAGAVLSYVEDTGVGTLASITRLQSYGATDHVNLDATTQRNLELTETMQGGTDGSLFDTIDHTTTAAGARLLREWLQRPRRDRAELTRRQSCIAALTEAAMARERLCETLADAYDLERLASRAVSGSADARDLRAVAETLGLLATVEDVIDEDDRLADSPLADALDRLDRDAAADLASELDAALVADPPGTVRQGGLFEQGYDEELDEVIERHESVLEWLDTLADREKERTGITHLSVDRNKTDGYYIQVGKSEADEVPEGYEGIKTLKNSERFTTDELQQKEREVFRLEEQRHELEYELFGDLRERVAEDATLLQDVGRVLAELDAFASLAIHAVRNDWTRPELTDGRELDVEAGRHPVVEQTTEFVPNDLRMDGAASPPNRERASGHANDQRQFLIVTGPNMSGKSTYMRQAALITLLAQIGSFVPARTATLGLVDGIYTRVGALDELAQGRSTFMVEMQELSNILHSATDDSLVILDEVGRGTATYDGISIAWAATEYLHNEVRAKTLFATHYHELTTLADHLDRVHNVHVAVAGEPPTASEPDSHTADESDGDVTFLRTVRDGPTDRSYGIHVADLAGVPEPVVDRSRTVLDRLREEKAIEAKGSGSSEPVQTVFDVNAGGFKRADESDPATADGGTAAEASDAGLDPETEAVVEELSELDINETPPVELMATVQEWQAQLDDG is encoded by the coding sequence ATGACAGAGGCGACGGGTATCGTCGGCGAGTTCCTCTCGCTGAAGGCGGACAGTGACGCGGATCTGCTGGCGATGCAGTGTGGCGACTTCTACGAGTTCTTCGACGAGGACGCCGAGATCGTCGCCGACGAGCTCGACCTGAAGGTGAGTCAGAAGTCCTCCCACGGCTCTTCGTACCCGATGGCGGGCGTGCCGGTCGACGACCTGACCCCCTACGTCTCCGCGCTGGTCGAACGGGGCTACCGGGTCGCCGTCGCCGACCAGCACGAGACGGCGGACGGACACGCCCGCGAGATCACGCGCGTCGTGACGCCGGGAACCCACCTAGAGACGACCGACGACGCCGCCCAGTACCTCGCTGCCGTCGTCGGTACCGACGGCGACTCGTCGGACCCGGCGGACGGAGCCGACGGGAGCTACGGGCTGGCCGTGGCCGACGTGACCACCGGCCAGTTCCACGTGACCCAGCTCGACGGCCCGGACGCTCGCACGCGGATTCAGACGGAGCTGTACAAGTTCGACCCCGCGGAGGTGTTGCCCGGCCCCGACCTGCGCGGCGACGACGACTTCCTCGATCGCCTGCGCGAGCGGACCGACGCGGCGCTGACGGTCCACACCGAGGAGTCGTTCGCGCCCGGACGAGCGCGCCACCGCGTTCGCGACCACTTCGGCCCCGAGACCGTCGACAGCGTCGGTATCGCCGACGACGACGCCGCGATCTGTGCCGCCGGTGCCGTCCTGTCCTACGTCGAGGACACCGGCGTCGGGACGCTGGCCTCGATCACGCGCCTGCAGTCCTACGGCGCGACCGACCACGTCAATCTGGACGCGACGACCCAGCGCAACCTCGAACTGACCGAGACGATGCAAGGCGGGACCGACGGCTCGCTGTTCGACACGATCGACCACACGACGACGGCTGCCGGCGCGCGCCTGCTCCGAGAGTGGCTCCAGCGGCCACGCAGAGATCGCGCCGAGCTGACGCGCCGCCAGTCCTGTATCGCCGCACTGACCGAGGCAGCGATGGCCCGCGAACGGCTGTGTGAGACGCTCGCCGACGCCTACGACCTCGAACGGCTGGCCTCGCGAGCCGTCTCGGGCAGTGCCGACGCCCGCGATCTGCGGGCCGTCGCCGAGACGCTCGGGCTGCTGGCGACGGTCGAGGACGTGATCGACGAGGACGACCGACTGGCCGACTCGCCACTGGCCGACGCTCTCGATCGGCTCGACCGCGATGCCGCCGCCGACCTGGCGAGCGAACTCGACGCCGCACTGGTGGCGGATCCACCTGGGACGGTCCGACAGGGTGGCCTCTTCGAGCAGGGGTACGACGAGGAACTGGACGAGGTGATCGAGCGCCACGAGTCGGTCCTTGAGTGGCTCGACACGCTGGCCGACCGCGAGAAAGAGCGGACCGGGATCACGCACCTCTCGGTCGACCGCAACAAGACCGACGGCTACTACATCCAGGTCGGCAAGAGCGAGGCCGACGAGGTCCCCGAGGGCTACGAGGGGATCAAGACGCTGAAAAACTCAGAGCGGTTCACGACCGACGAACTCCAGCAGAAGGAACGCGAGGTGTTCCGGCTCGAAGAACAGCGCCACGAGCTGGAGTACGAGCTGTTCGGCGACCTGCGGGAGCGAGTCGCCGAGGACGCCACGCTGCTACAGGACGTGGGTCGCGTGCTGGCAGAACTGGACGCCTTCGCGTCGCTCGCGATCCACGCCGTCCGCAACGACTGGACACGTCCGGAACTCACCGACGGGCGCGAACTCGACGTGGAAGCCGGCCGCCACCCCGTCGTCGAGCAGACGACCGAGTTCGTCCCCAACGACCTCCGGATGGACGGGGCGGCTTCGCCGCCGAACCGGGAGCGTGCCAGCGGACACGCGAACGACCAGCGCCAGTTCCTGATCGTCACCGGCCCCAACATGAGCGGCAAGTCCACCTACATGCGCCAGGCGGCGCTGATCACGCTGCTGGCACAGATCGGCAGTTTCGTCCCGGCCCGGACGGCGACGCTCGGACTGGTCGACGGGATCTACACCCGCGTCGGCGCGCTGGACGAACTCGCCCAGGGCCGGTCGACGTTCATGGTCGAGATGCAGGAACTCAGCAACATCCTCCACTCCGCGACCGACGACTCGCTGGTGATACTCGACGAGGTGGGCCGGGGCACCGCGACCTACGACGGCATCTCGATCGCCTGGGCGGCCACCGAGTACCTGCACAACGAGGTCCGGGCGAAGACCCTCTTTGCGACGCACTACCACGAGCTGACGACGCTTGCCGACCACCTCGACCGCGTCCACAACGTCCACGTCGCCGTCGCCGGTGAACCGCCGACTGCCAGTGAGCCGGACTCTCACACCGCCGACGAGTCCGACGGTGACGTGACCTTCCTCCGGACGGTGCGAGACGGGCCGACCGACCGCTCATACGGGATCCACGTCGCCGACCTGGCGGGCGTCCCAGAGCCCGTCGTCGACCGCTCTCGGACGGTGCTCGATCGCCTGCGCGAAGAGAAGGCCATCGAGGCGAAAGGCAGCGGGTCGTCCGAACCCGTCCAGACCGTCTTCGACGTGAACGCGGGCGGGTTCAAACGCGCCGACGAGAGCGATCCGGCCACCGCCGACGGTGGAACGGCGGCCGAGGCGTCGGACGCGGGACTCGACCCCGAGACCGAGGCCGTCGTCGAGGAGCTGAGCGAACTCGACATCAACGAGACGCCGCCGGTCGAGCTGATGGCGACGGTCCAGGAGTGGCAAGCGCAACTGGACGACGGCTGA
- a CDS encoding GNAT family N-acetyltransferase produces MDQTDRVCRYWDAGECEGTRHCPPRCPRFVDREGSSWVIRPAADGDREALVAMYDDFAPGQAAQGLPPRTRSRIADWLDGLLDEGCNFVVAGETGLVGHALYTPTDDAEPEFAVFVHQDYQGRGIGTELSKHVVAAAAVADREALTLIVDPDNRTARRLYEKLGFEVVEELPYEERGRRTAILRLRRPLDGQDGIAYQHVPIVGTTPRGRR; encoded by the coding sequence ATGGACCAGACAGACCGCGTCTGCCGGTACTGGGACGCAGGCGAGTGCGAGGGGACGCGACACTGCCCGCCGCGGTGTCCGCGGTTCGTCGATCGGGAGGGATCGTCCTGGGTGATCCGCCCGGCGGCCGACGGCGACCGCGAGGCCCTCGTCGCGATGTACGACGACTTCGCGCCGGGGCAGGCGGCACAGGGACTGCCGCCACGGACGCGCTCGCGGATCGCCGACTGGCTCGACGGCCTGCTCGACGAGGGCTGTAACTTCGTCGTGGCCGGCGAGACCGGTCTCGTCGGCCACGCGCTGTACACGCCGACCGACGACGCCGAGCCGGAGTTCGCCGTCTTCGTCCACCAGGATTACCAGGGACGGGGCATCGGGACCGAACTGAGCAAGCACGTCGTCGCGGCGGCGGCCGTCGCCGACCGCGAGGCGCTCACGCTGATCGTCGATCCGGACAACCGCACGGCCCGCCGGCTCTACGAGAAGCTGGGCTTCGAGGTCGTCGAGGAGTTGCCATACGAGGAACGGGGCCGCAGGACGGCGATCCTCCGGCTCCGTCGACCACTGGACGGCCAGGACGGCATCGCGTACCAGCACGTCCCGATCGTGGGGACGACACCACGCGGTCGCCGATAG
- a CDS encoding metallophosphoesterase — protein sequence MARYVISDHHFGHSNIIEYCDRPFTSVGEMDSALLDRHYETVDPDDLLVHLGDVAMDMRDGRETIEYFQQLGGDLLLQGNHDVGLDPAGAPFPVLDSCVLEHGDYRFYCTHRPEDVPDDWDDWVIHGHIHNNDPETYPFVAPRAQRVNVSCELLGFRPIALETLTGVLDAATTSLRDVAAAKALVGE from the coding sequence ATGGCTCGGTACGTCATCTCCGATCACCACTTCGGGCACTCGAACATCATCGAGTACTGTGATCGGCCGTTCACGTCGGTCGGCGAGATGGACAGCGCGCTGCTCGATCGCCACTACGAGACGGTCGATCCCGACGACCTGCTCGTCCACCTCGGCGACGTGGCCATGGACATGCGGGACGGCCGGGAGACGATCGAGTACTTCCAACAGCTGGGCGGGGATCTCCTGTTGCAGGGCAACCACGACGTGGGGCTCGATCCCGCGGGGGCTCCGTTCCCGGTGCTCGACTCGTGTGTCCTCGAACACGGCGACTACCGATTCTACTGCACGCACCGCCCGGAGGACGTGCCCGACGACTGGGACGACTGGGTGATCCACGGGCACATCCACAACAACGACCCGGAGACGTACCCGTTCGTGGCTCCCCGAGCCCAGCGGGTCAACGTGAGCTGTGAGCTGCTGGGGTTCCGTCCGATCGCGCTGGAGACGCTGACGGGAGTGCTGGACGCCGCGACGACCAGCCTCCGGGACGTGGCGGCAGCGAAGGCGCTGGTCGGGGAGTGA
- a CDS encoding metallophosphoesterase, with protein MRIGLLSDVHGNRPALDAVLDDLPPVDELVCVGDVVGYNPWPAECLERVRETCSVVVQGNHDRTVETPERYAHNEMARAGLERAKRALDDEQREWLADRPPRTTVADGRYRLAHSHPDPDQLGTYVRPRQFPELRPYLDDHDGIVVGHTHVQHEATVDGRLIVNPGSVGQPRDGDPRAAYAVLDTDDDSVELRRVQYDIDRVISKIEKLDMPRRLGVRLLDGS; from the coding sequence ATGCGGATCGGACTGCTCTCAGACGTCCACGGGAACCGCCCGGCTCTCGACGCGGTCCTCGACGATCTGCCGCCCGTCGACGAACTGGTCTGTGTCGGCGACGTGGTCGGCTACAATCCCTGGCCCGCCGAGTGTCTCGAACGGGTCCGCGAGACGTGCTCGGTCGTCGTCCAGGGCAACCACGACCGCACCGTCGAGACCCCAGAGCGGTACGCTCACAACGAGATGGCACGGGCGGGGCTCGAACGCGCAAAGCGGGCACTCGACGACGAGCAACGCGAGTGGCTCGCCGACCGTCCGCCCCGGACGACCGTCGCCGACGGGCGGTACCGACTGGCCCACAGCCACCCGGACCCGGACCAGCTGGGCACCTACGTCCGCCCGCGGCAGTTCCCGGAGCTGCGGCCCTACCTCGACGACCACGACGGCATCGTCGTCGGCCACACCCACGTCCAGCACGAAGCGACGGTCGACGGTCGCCTGATCGTCAATCCGGGGAGCGTCGGCCAGCCGCGAGACGGAGATCCGCGGGCGGCCTACGCCGTCCTGGACACCGATGACGACAGCGTCGAACTCCGCCGCGTCCAGTACGACATCGACCGGGTCATCTCGAAAATCGAGAAGCTCGACATGCCCCGACGACTCGGTGTCCGGCTGCTCGACGGCTCCTGA
- a CDS encoding DoxX family protein, translating to MATNTANPLATNFELELDGPLTSYWLALLRVITGWWFFHAGVTKLIEDGLAYSYGPMYMQEMTGTALGPIPVWMGNNLAWLIAPGVPLFETLIGLALMAGLLTRLASIGGVIFMTLFWIGNAGFGNGLVNSDLMGLLLFVTVLVLGAGRYYGLDAIVEQTKLVQRHPKLRYILG from the coding sequence ATGGCAACCAACACAGCAAACCCCCTGGCGACGAACTTCGAGCTCGAGTTAGACGGGCCGCTGACGAGCTACTGGCTGGCCCTGCTGCGGGTCATCACGGGCTGGTGGTTCTTCCACGCGGGCGTGACGAAGCTCATCGAGGACGGGCTGGCCTACAGCTACGGCCCGATGTACATGCAGGAGATGACGGGGACGGCCCTGGGGCCGATCCCGGTCTGGATGGGGAACAACCTGGCGTGGTTGATCGCGCCGGGCGTTCCGCTGTTCGAGACGCTGATCGGGCTGGCGCTGATGGCGGGCCTGCTGACGCGGCTGGCGTCCATCGGCGGGGTCATCTTCATGACCCTGTTCTGGATCGGCAACGCCGGGTTCGGCAACGGACTGGTCAACAGCGACCTGATGGGGCTGCTGTTGTTCGTGACCGTGCTCGTGCTGGGCGCGGGCCGATACTACGGGCTCGACGCCATCGTCGAGCAGACGAAGCTGGTGCAACGCCACCCGAAACTCCGCTACATCCTCGGCTAA
- a CDS encoding M48 family metallopeptidase, whose amino-acid sequence MRHVGLKARMAFVGSLLFGFYAVAAVVLMGLFGERALPLILVGSVLFVGVQYKIGKWAALRSVGAEDLPEDRFPQIHKQVEYLSTDMGIDKPRLMVARMGVPNAFAVGRKGAGTVVVSEELLQLLDADEVEGVLAHELAHIRNRDVVMMVLGQGIASIVSIAAQWIVLLTGDNDLADFFLAIVVGQIVQLIVMVFVLAISRYREYVADSDAAAEVGGEPLASALEKISRGSERAQDSAIDEQVSALCIFGEERGLLATLFASHPPVEKRIERLRN is encoded by the coding sequence ATGAGACACGTCGGACTGAAAGCACGGATGGCGTTCGTGGGGTCGCTGCTGTTTGGCTTCTACGCGGTCGCCGCGGTAGTGCTGATGGGGCTGTTCGGCGAGCGCGCGCTCCCGCTGATCCTCGTCGGGAGCGTCCTCTTCGTCGGCGTCCAGTACAAGATCGGCAAGTGGGCGGCCCTGCGCAGCGTCGGCGCGGAGGACCTGCCAGAGGACCGCTTCCCCCAGATCCACAAGCAAGTCGAGTACCTCTCGACGGACATGGGCATCGATAAACCGCGGCTGATGGTCGCGCGGATGGGCGTGCCCAACGCCTTCGCCGTCGGCCGCAAGGGTGCCGGGACGGTCGTCGTCAGCGAGGAACTGCTCCAGCTCCTCGACGCAGACGAGGTCGAGGGCGTCCTCGCCCACGAGCTGGCGCACATCCGCAACCGCGACGTGGTGATGATGGTGCTGGGCCAGGGGATCGCTTCGATCGTCTCCATTGCCGCCCAGTGGATCGTCCTGCTGACCGGCGACAACGACCTGGCCGACTTCTTCCTGGCGATCGTCGTCGGCCAGATCGTCCAGCTGATCGTGATGGTGTTCGTGCTGGCGATCTCGCGCTATCGGGAGTACGTCGCCGACAGCGACGCCGCAGCGGAGGTCGGGGGCGAGCCACTGGCCAGCGCACTGGAGAAGATCTCGCGTGGGAGCGAGCGCGCCCAGGACTCCGCGATCGACGAGCAGGTCAGCGCGCTGTGTATCTTCGGCGAGGAGCGCGGCCTACTGGCCACGCTCTTTGCCTCGCACCCGCCCGTCGAGAAGCGCATCGAGCGGCTCCGCAACTGA